One window from the genome of Sesamum indicum cultivar Zhongzhi No. 13 linkage group LG15, S_indicum_v1.0, whole genome shotgun sequence encodes:
- the LOC105178331 gene encoding LOW QUALITY PROTEIN: protein CROWDED NUCLEI 4 (The sequence of the model RefSeq protein was modified relative to this genomic sequence to represent the inferred CDS: deleted 2 bases in 1 codon) codes for MASATSHSERLAVTPRNAARIALSPNSGSARVLKTPLSDEDIWKRLKEAGFDEESIKRRDKAALIAYIAKLEAEMYEHQHHMGLLILERKEWLSKYEEAKSAADSAELNLKRERASHVSDLADAKKREDSLKKALGIEKECVKNIEKTLHEMRTEYAEVKVAAESKFAEARSMMEDALRKLTEAEDKMRAAKSLEAEASRYHRTAERKLHEVEEREDDLRRRIISSKSGFEAKEKEIQLERQSLSERQKVLQHTQERLLDSQALLNQREEYVFTKTQEFKRFEKELEDLKLSIDKERTSLNEEKVALELKASSLSAREEAVIRREHDLLKKEEEALLLQAKLASKESDNVQKVISSHTATLAMKNSAFEAEAEMKRKLLEDEINAKRRAWELKELDIKQREDFVTERERELDVASRHLKEKEKEVEERLSLVEEKQKNLLSAEEELELKKHSLKQDREEICRMKLDLQKSSDLLEEKKKHINNVEEKVEAMTSETNELLALELRLKEEIDMISAQKRELEAEADHLKAEKAKFEAEWELIDEKREVLVKEAERIAEERLTVSKFLKDERESLKAEKDSMRDQYKRDLESLSRDREAFMSELERERAEWFSKIQKERADFMLDIEMQKKELNNCIEKRREEIENYLTEREKEFEEEKKKELQHITSLKERVAEELEHVSSEMKRLEAERREINLDREKRDQEWTELNNSIEELKVQREKLEKQRELLRADREEILAQIETLKKLEDLKERLDSIAVHEMHQSNLLSNNQRRSSKRLVNQQKDLLLDQNGTTDNGVGXXXXTGSSPLSAPFSWLKRCADTLLEQRQNNKKRRKEDDVIAHGSEDSTPCSPDKCSNTSKIEHTVMPFNHTPVGAETSIYIDKIITIEEVTTVGVERVTGDDEEGAVRHDGDKVENNGNVALEINGKH; via the exons ATGGCGAGCGCGACTTCTCACTCGGAGAGATTGGCTGTAACTCCGCGGAATGCTGCAAGAATTGCACTCTCCCCGAATTCAGGTTCTGCTAGGGTTTTGAAAACCCCTTTAAGCGATGAAGACATATGGAAACGGCTCAAAGAAGCGGGGTTTGATGAGGAGTCCATTAAACGCAGAGATAAAGCCGCACTTATCGCCTATATAGCGAAACTAGAAGCTGAG ATGTACGAGCACCAACACCACATGGGGCTTCTCATTTTGGAAAGAAAGGAGTGGCTGTCCAAGTATGAGGAAGCTAAATCTGCAGCTGATTCTGCTGAACTGAATTTGAAGCGTGAACGGGCTTCCCATGTCTCAGATTTGGCTGATGCCAAGAAACGGGAAGATAGTCTAAAGAAAGCTCTTGGCATTGAGAAAGAATGCGTCAAGAAT ATTGAAAAGACATTGCATGAGATGCGAACAGAATATGCAGAGGTGAAGGTTGCAGCTGAAAGTAAATTTGCTGAGGCACGAAGTATGATGGAAGATGCTTTGAGAAAGTTGACAGAGGCTGAGGATAAAATGCGCGCAGCAAAATCTCTGGAAGCAGAGGCCAGTCGATATCACCGAACTGCTGAAAGAAAGCTGCATGAAGTTGAAGAACGTGAAGATGACTTAAGGAGACGcataatatcatcaaaatcTGG ttTTGAAGCCAAAGAGAAAGAGATTCAGCTTGAGAGGCAATCTTTATCTGAAAGGCAAAAAGTTCTGCAGCATACGCAAGAAAGGTTACTGGATAGTCAAGCTTTGCTGAACCAGAGGGAAGAATATGTTTTTACTAAAACTCAAGAGTTCAAGAGATTTGAGAAGGAGTTGGAGGATTTAAAGTTAAGCATTGATAAAGAACGCACATCcttaaatgaagaaaaagtagCTCTGGAgcttaaagcaagttctttgtCTGCAAGAGAGGAG GCTGTTATCAGAAGAGAACATGATCTTCTTAAGAAGGAGGAAGAGGCACTTTTGTTGCAAGCTAAACTTGCGAGCAAAGAATCT GATAATGTCCAAAAGGTAATTTCAAGTCACACAGCAACTTTGGCAATGAAAAACTCTGCTTTTGAGGCAGAAGCTGAGATGAAGCGCAAATTGCTGGAAGATGAAATTAATGCCAAGCGGCGGGCTTGGGAGTTGAAAGAGTTAGACATCAAGCAACGAGAGGACTTTGTCACGGAGAGAGAACGCGAGTTGGATGTAGCATCAAGACatcttaaagaaaaagaaaaggaagtgGAAGAGAGGTTAAGTTtagttgaagaaaaacagaagAATCTTTTGTCTGCTGAAGAGGAGTTGGAATTGAAGAAACATTCTCTCAAACAAGATAGAGAAGAGATATGCCggatgaaacttgaccttCAAAAGTCTTCTGATTTGCtggaggagaagaaaaagCATATCAATAATGTAGAAGAGAAAGTGGAGGCAATGACAAGTGAGACAAATGAATTACTGGCGCTTGAATTGAGACTTAAAGAAGAGATTGACATGATTAGTGCACAGAAGCGGGAGCTTGAAGCTGAAGCAGACCACTTGAAAGCAGAGAAGGCAAAATTTGAAGCTGAGTGGGAGTTGATTGATGAGAAAAGAGAAGTGCTGGTAAAAGAAGCAGAGCGAATTGCTGAGGAAAGGTTAACAGTCTCTAAGTTTCTGAAGGATGAGCGTGAGAGCTTGAAAGCAGAGAAGGATTCAATGAGGGATCAATATAAGCGTGATCTTGAATCACTCTCTCGTGATCGAGAGGCATTCATGAGTGAACTTGAGCGTGAACGTGCTGAGTGGTTCAGTAAGATTCAGAAAGAACGTGCAGATTTCATGCTGGATATTGAGATGCAGAAAAAGGAGTTGAATAATTGTATTGAGAAGAGACGTgaagaaattgagaattacctcacagaaagagagaaggaatttgaggaagaaaaaaagaaagaacttcAGCATATTACTTCTCTAAAAGAAAGAGTAGCAGAGGAACTAGAACATGTGAGTTCTGAAATGAAGAGACTTGAAGCTGAAAGAAGAGAGATAAATTTGGATCGTGAAAAGAGGGACCAAGAATGGACCGAGCTGAACAATTCAATTGAAGAACTTAAAGTGCAGAGGGAGAAATTGGAGAAACAAAGGGAATTACTACGAGCTGATCGAGAGGAGATTCTTGCTCAGATTgaaaccttaaaaaaattggaggatttaaaagaaagattaGATTCTATTGCTGTACATGAGATGCACCAGTCCAACTTGCTGTCAAACAATCAGAGGCGATCTAGTAAAAGATTGGTGAATCAACAGAAAGACTTACTTTTGGACCAAAATGGAACTACTGACAATGGGGTTGGANNNNNNNNNNTGACAGGT TCTTCTCCTCTCTCTGCCCCTTTCTCATGGCTCAAACGATGTGCTGATACACTTCTTGAGCAAAGACAGAATAACAAAAAGAGGAGGAAAGAAGACGATGTCATAGCACATGGATCCGAAGACAGCACTCCATG TTCGCCGGACAAGTGCTCAAACACATCCAAGATTGAGCACACTGTCATGCCATTTAATCATACTCCAGTTGGTGCAGAgactagtatatatatagataaaatcaTCACAATTGAAGAAGTAACAACAGTTGGCGTTGAAAGAGTCACAG
- the LOC105177852 gene encoding homeobox-leucine zipper protein HAT22-like codes for MGSDDLCNTGLVLGLGFSSTGEKSKKPAAAHRPDKILEPSLTLSLSGEPYDLQVKKMDSDNNKGGLSCDHQSVDLYRQDSAASSFSNVSVKREREIGSEEVEIERVSSRVSDEDEDGSNGRKKLRLSKAQSALLEESFKQHSTLNPKQKQDLARELNLRPRQVEVWFQNRRARTKLKQTEVDCEFLKKCCETLTEENRRLQKELQEPKALKLTQPLYMQLPAATLTMCPSCERIGGGGGVVPENAAKSPYVMAPKPHFYNPFTNPSAAC; via the exons ATGGGTTCCGATGATTTATGCAATACGGGCCTGGTTTTAGGGTTGGGATTCTCTTCAACCGGAGAAAAGTCGAAAAAGCCCGCTGCAGCCCACCGGCCCGATAAAATCCTTGAGCCCTCATTGACTCTGAGCCTTTCCGGCGAACCCTATGATCTGCAGGTGAAAAAGATGGATTCGGATAACAACAAAGGGGGCCTCAGCTGCGATCACCAGTCTGTCGATTTGTACAGACAAGACAGCGCTGCCTCGTCTTTCTCCAACGTTAGTGTcaagagggagagggagattGGCAGCGAAGAGGTGGAAATAGAGAGGGTTTCCTCTAGAGTTAGCGATGAAGACGAGGATGGATCGAACGGGAGGAAGAAACTTAGGTTAAGTAAAGCCCAGTCTGCCCTTTTGGAGGAAAGCTTCAAGCAACACAGTACTCTCAATCCT AAACAAAAGCAAGATTTGGCTCGAGAGTTGAATCTTAGACCTCGGCAGGTGGAAGTGTGGTTCCAGAACAGGAGAGCCAG GACCAAGCTGAAGCAAACAGAAGTAGACTGTGAATTCCTGAAGAAATGCTGCGAGACTCTGACAGAGGAGAACCGGCGGCTGCAGAAGGAGCTGCAGGAGCCAAAGGCCCTCAAATTAACTCAGCCACTTTACATGCAGCTCCCGGCGGCCACTCTCACCATGTGCCCTTCATGTGAAAGGatcggcggcggcggcggcgtcGTCCCAGAAAACGCGGCCAAGAGCCCCTACGTCATGGCTCCCAAGCCCCATTTCTACAATCCCTTCACCAATCCATCCGCAGCTTGTTGA